A region from the Drosophila bipectinata strain 14024-0381.07 chromosome 3R, DbipHiC1v2, whole genome shotgun sequence genome encodes:
- the unc80 gene encoding protein unc-80 homolog isoform X4 yields the protein MKQNVGSYRASGANINISQMKQQVSQSSARRTHILQRAAGKMFHQWAEMIGARLEEILFTERLQYEAVNASLTDPEKQRELLQQDEEEDFLDEASVNPHGNDCPHSLKLIACVLLFEITAFLRDTYLMLPKTSKLIHRDKPAPWEKVYREANRRWSMALSSMGHSQTSAQSLQSIAAGNDGAGQSERKISFVLHEPDNESENSSNTTLTKEEEARRPTASAVRPFLLRRGTATTTGGSFKRRSLKLRRNTKDSKDIETDFNIQSRRKVSSLSDRSDTSEQGMISGGEESPGILSDDQQPESPTDSNENDDTAKNMPWLKAVIDLMSSYNYYCTHKGYCHPFCYKRHMRSCTRLVKATRKIYGEEFGFSFDSDHPTVEPTVISSSKPHTSRSRSTRKVSEQSSTQTSPSKRKDSLCRKDRISDDPDLEMAEKLAKAFRQEKEKKLQEEPPILKFIRIHIRNLFHFPLATLLKGAVVLTEEMVIEAMPAAWELLLETNHDTATSSAAVFLMGSVKAQNFAFDIMQRALKHKDPDIRIGAIQRYLVLWKCRFHVWPRMEENAHDVTFKVPPGGIEFTLPSPKIGIESLPVVDPPWMPVQQTKDMDVTLNQDRHRSLVTATKSRKMQQTEAIRNALRQQRDKQRAERHSFLITMIPISQQASHEPGMEKLEDHEIEEDLDGTRMSSHLHHAHSLFPSVLCSSVMQIVGCLDDAAIGSDGNAVYEIAYQVIWVCLVEESALFLRYVFERLTRDRQDQMFKLLRHLIRFVPRLPQQAAFALYNSIIGYIMFYVRSSNELKQELVGSALSVLWMVVHSVHGIMFKDLKQILRKEQCDASILLTANVPAAKKIVVHGPADDDYNIPSQFPVQEDTLFCQLLKEALDYYPIDEKNTSHYCLVDYKSSKILNPNWYIRDLYFFKRSQYPEVRLMLMRPEESFLALQKQELTKKFVEIGKVHLTWAILKNVDMVVQRVVFLHEELMKLPSFPRKALEVDLDLHHGGEYGKVLLGLDVLHKFMWVRLIARMFEAMAGNFAYSADIQLFLNVLSGASILHAEDSCIMRYVMATFINAAFNFKNIFSTKGYFMIMPTLLQVYSLHQTNKLITTTIEYAVKQFYLLNRKPFILQMFGSVSAILDTDEDGTYGEAHKVQSSCLFNLLLSLEDPSPDPLNIAELVKEPKPLKAIDFCYHDEDDDVTVLDCITLCVMVVSYSAESTRGYQMLIILEAILPCYLQQIQSPSYIPLQGKSERDIILQLAVAIRTMVHNCEGLAKSYNGPYRNSPEHKGSSQRNCSRGPPCSPGLDFEEESHPKYVTDARTKNMMDCAEDSEMIRTEYRRPRDVLLSVVADFLTKSTARLAELAKKMPSDTKPTEVLDAKCHIRLADIAHSLLKVSPYDPESMACRGLQRYMQAVLPRAEWSNDTLRNALVTILRRIDKVFLKISKKPSIRRNTDWEAAAGLLKGIHETIIRHSYVLHWQQMKTLISTVQNLIVNEPGSGIPEGVSSAGAALMSQNPPAFFCSAVVRLVALQVVSPVDCFSLVQICGGSAEFATQEKAEGFLMHLIMPLCLKVCSGRGVSDVGELKMTDVSFLLTAVLNAMSPPAGRTGQAVSQINRVTGDLRAGSLTFTGSRDAKRPARISGSLYQAAFLALRIVCICFESRLSNEWPRIVRVMRDLGRRNEAAPDLWSFMEFVVTHRTPLYIVLLPFILHKISQPPIGDHERHMQFIIRERLRGTPPQGGIKSKGALLLELARELRDLRDELEEKRYVSTDRESSEQKKSDTQAATRTTTGQATHSHISAVPIDSRSGSGGICTPSDTLSQQTLHPPRESLSSSSTGRDPHTTTSESQSGEADAGSAPTLVGPTPSGSGLGSGSGTGAASAVPSHLSHSQSLQQAPFKAQPPKLRFVSSVEFRHSSGETSTTPLSPESPAEDSSGDHTRSRLQRSKAASRKTFRLKRSRLTNMDPPSIVTPLSQEEQQQQQQPQAQPKTLGEISWDSVSQTSSTSGYRDNNSLQTGLLSPDGSLGGLTLGRSPSQHSLLMVFEGQDEDTLI from the exons ATGAAACAGAACGTAGGCAGCTACCGGGCATCTGGAGCTAACATCAATATCAGCCAGATGAAGCAACAGGTGAGCCAGTCAAGTGCCAGACGTACTCACATCCTGCAGAGGGCCGCCGGCAAGATGTTCCACCAGTGGGCGGAAATGATAGGAGCTCGTCTCGAGGAGATTCTGTTCACTGAGCGACTGCAGTACGAGGCGGTCAATGCCAGTCTCACGGATCCGGAAAAGCAGCGTGAGCTACTGCAGCAGGACGAGGAAGAGGACTTCCTGGACGAGGCTTCGGTGAATCCACATGGCAACGACTGTCCACATTCCCTGAAACTCATCGCTTGTGTACTGCTTTTTGAGATTACGGCCTTCTTGAGGGACACCTATCTGATGCTGCCCAAAACATCCAAGCTGATTCATCGCGACAAGCCGGCTCCTTGGGAGAAGGTCTATCGCGAGGCCAATCGCCGCTGGTCCATGGCCCTTAGTTCCATGGGTCACTCCCAGACTTCGGCCCAGAGCCTCCAGTCCATAGCTGCAGGAAACGATGGCGCCGGGCAGTCGGAGCGTAAAATATCCTTTGTACTTCATGAACCAGACAACGAATCGGAGAACAGTAGTAATACCACACTAACTAAGGAAGAAGAAG CTCGGCGTCCTACTGCTTCCGCAGTGCGTCCTTTCCTTTTGAGGCGTGGCACTGCCACCACAACAGGAGGGTCCTTTAAAAGACGCTCTCTTAAGCTGCGCCGTAATACCAAAGATAGCAAGGATATTGAAACGGACT TCAATATCCAATCGCGTCGCAAGGTCTCCTCCCTTTCCGATCGGAGTGACACCTCAGAGCAGGGCATGATTAGTGGCGGGGAAGAGTCTCCTGGAATACTCAGCGACGACCAGCAGCCAGAGTCACCCACAGACTCCAATGAAAACGATGACACGGCCAAGAATATGCCCTGGCTGAAGGCGGTTATAGATTTGATGTCCAGTTACAACTACTACTGCACCCATAAAGGATATTGTCATCCGTTCTGCTATAAACGCCACATGAGATCCTGCACTCGTCTGGTGAAGGCTACTAGAAAG ATTTATGGTGAGGAATTCGGTTTCTCCTTTGATTCAGATCATCCAACCGTGGAACCAACAGTCATTAGCTCTAGTAAGCCACACACTTCTCGATCCCGCTCCACTCGAAAGGTATCCGAGCAAAGCTCCACCCAGACCTCTCCGTCCAAACGTAAGGACAGTTTATGTCGCAAGGATCG CATAAGTGATGATCCGGATCTGGAAATGGCCGAAAAGTTGGCCAAGGCCTTCCGCCAGGAGAAAGAGAAAAAGTTGCAGGAAGAACCTCCTATCCTTAAGTTCATCAGGATTCATATTAGGAATCTCTTTCACTTTCCACTGGCCACCTTGCTAAAGGGCGCTGTCGTgctcactgaggaaatggtaATCGAGGCAATGCCTGCCGCCTGGGAACTCCTGCTGGAGACGAACCATGACACAGCCACCTCCAGTGCCGCTGTATTTCTTATGGGCTCGGTGAAGGCGCAGAACTTTGCCTTCGACATCATGCAGAGAGCTCTGAAGCACAAGGATCCGGACATAAGGATTGGAGCTATTCAGCGCTACCTTGTGCTGTGGAAGTGCCGCTTCCATGTCTGGCCGCGAATGGAGGAGAATGCCCACGACGTAACTTTCAAGGTGCCACCAGGTGGCATTGAATTCACACTGCCGTCCCCAAAGATTGGCATTGAAAGTCTGCCTGTGGTAGATCCACCTTGGATGCCCGTACAGCAAACAAAGGACATGGATGTTACTTTAAACCAAGACAGACAT CGATCCCTAGTCACCGCCACTAAGAGCCGGAAGATGCAGCAGACGGAGGCCATTAGGAACGCCCTTCGTCAGCAGCGGGACAAGCAGCGGGCGGAGAGGCACAGCTTCCTCATCACCATGATTCCGATCAGTCAACAGGCTTCACACGAGCCTGGCATGGAGAAGCTGGAGGATCACGAGATCGAGGAGGACCTCGACGGCACACGCATGTCCTCGCACCTGCATCACGCCCACTCGCTCTTCCCCTCCGTCCTCTGCTCGTCCGTGATGCAGATTGTCGGCTGTCTGGATGATGCTGCCATCGGGTCGGATGGCAATGCTGTCTACGAGATTGCCTACCAGGTGATCTGGGTGTGCCTTGTGGAGGAGTCGGCCCTCTTTCTTCGCTATGTATTTGAGCGGCTGACCCGCGACCGCCAGGACCAGATGTTCAAGCTGCTGCGACATTTGATTCGATTTGTGCCCCGTCTGCCCCAACAGGCGGCCTTTGCCTTATATAACTCAATTATAGGATACATTATGTTCTACGTGCGATCCTCCAATGAGCTGAAACAGGAG CTTGTTGGCTCAGCCTTGTCGGTCCTTTGGATGGTGGTGCACTCGGTGCATGGAATTATGTTCAAGGATCTGAAGCAGATTCTGCGCAAAGAGCAGTGTGATGCTTCCATTCTCCTCACCGCCAATGTGCCAGCAGCTAAAAAGATTGTTGTCCACGGACCCGCCGACGATGACTATAATATACCCTCCCAGTTTCCCGTTCAAGAGGATACGCTTTTCTGTCAGCTTTTGAAGGAGGCTTTGGATTACTATCCTATAGATGAGAAAAATACTAGTCACTATTGCTTAGTGGACTACAAGAGCA GCAAAATCCTAAATCCAAACTGGTACATACGGGATCTTTACTTCTTCAAGCGCTCACAGTATCCGGAGGTGCGTTTAATGCTAATGCGTCCTGAGGAATCTTTCCTGGCTTTGCAGAAGCAAGAGCTCACCAAGAAATTTGTGGAGATCGGCAAAGTACATTTAACCTGGGCGATTCTCAAGAACGTGGACATGGTGGTTCAGCGAGTAGTGTTTCTACACGAAGAGCTTATGAAGCTACCATCATTTCCACGGAAGGCACTGGAGGTAGACCTTGACCTGCATCATGGCGGAGAGTATGGAAAGGTTCTTCTCGGTCTGGATGTCTTGCACAAATTTATGTGGGTGCGCCTGATTGCCCGAATGTTCGAAGCTATGGCTGGCAATTTTGCCTACTCGGCGGATATCCAGCTCTTCTTGAACGTCCTATCCGGAGCATCTATTCTTCATGCCGAGGATTCGTGCATCATGCGTTACGTCATGGCCACGTTCATTAACGCAGCCTTTAACTTTAAGAACATATTCTCCACAAAGGGGTATTTCATGATTATGCCCACATTGCTGCAGGTTTACTCCCTGCATCAAACCAACAAGCTTATCACCACAACAATCGAATATGCAGTCAAGCAGTTCTATCTGCTAAACCGGAAACCCTTTATACTGCAAATGTTTGGATCCGTTTCCGCCATCCTCGACACAGATGAGGACGGAACTTATGGGGAGGCACACAAGGTCCAGTCCAGCTGTCTCTTTAACTTACTGCTGAGTCTGGAAGATCCCTCACCGGATCCTCTTAATATTGCCGAGCTAGTGAAGGAGCCAAAGCCCCTAAAGGCCATTGATTTCTGTTACCACGACGAGGATGACGATGTGACAGTACTCGACTGCATCACCCTTTGTGTAATGGTGGTTTCCTACTCGGCGGAGAGCACTCGAGGCTATCAAATGCTG ATAATTTTGGAGGCCATCCTCCCATGCTATCTGCAACAAATCCAATCGCCTAGCTACATTCCTCTCCAGGGAAAGTCTGAACGGGACATTATCCTCCAATTGGCGGTTGCCATTCGCACAATGGTTCACAATTGTGAGGGCTTGGCCAAGAGCTACAATGGACCATACAGAAATAGCCCGGAGCACAAGGGCTCCTCGCAGCGGAATTGTAGTCGGGGTCCACCCTGTTCGCCTGGCCTGGACTTTGAGGAGGAATCTCACCCGAAATACGTAACTGATGCTCGCACCAAGAATATGATGGACTGTGCCGAGGACTCGGAGATGATACGAACGGAGTACCGGCGGCCACGAGATGTTCTATTGTCTGTGGTGGCGGATTTTCTTACAAAGTCTACAGCCCGCCTTGCAGAACTGGCTAAGAAGATGCCGAGCGACACCAAGCCCACCGAAGTGCTGGACGCCAAGTGTCACATACGATTGGCCGACATAGCCCACTCCTTACTGAAGGTTTCCCCCTACGATCCGGAGTCCATGGCCTGTCGCGGTTTGCAACGCTACATGCAGGCGGTCTTGCCAAGGGCGGAATGGTCTAATGATACGTTGCGAAACGCTCTGGTCACCATATTACGACGAATCGACAAAGTCTTCCTGAAGATTTCAAAGAAACCTTCCATACGCCGAAACACCGACTGGGAGGCGGCTGCCGGTTTGCTCAAAGGCATCCACGAGACTATAATCCGGCATTCGTACGTACTGCACTGGCAGCAAATGAAAACACTGATTAGCACCGTGCAGAATCTGATTGTTAACGAACCCGGATCCGGCATTCCCGAGGGCGTCTCCAGCGCAGGGGCGGCGCTCATGTCTCAGAATCCGCCGGCCTTTTTCTGCTCAGCCGTGGTGCGTCTGGTGGCCCTGCAGGTGGTCAGCCCCGTGGACTGCTTCTCCCTGGTCCAGATTTGCGGGGGCAGCGCTGAGTTCGCCACGCAGGAAAAGGCCGAGGGTTTTCTAATGCATCTGATCATGCCGCTGTGTCTGAAGGTTTGCTCGGGACGCGGAGTCTCCGACGTGGGTGAACTAAAGATGACGGACGTGTCCTTTTTGCTGACTGCCGTCCTTAACGCCATGAGTCCACCGGCGGGTCGCACCGGCCAGGCTGTGTCCCAAATTAACAGGGTGACTGGGGACTTGCGTGCCGGGTCGCTCACTTTTACCGGCAGCCGCGATGCCAAGCGTCCTGCCAGGATATCCGGTTCCCTTTACCAAGCGGCTTTCCTGGCCCTCCGAATCGTGTGCATTTGCTTCGAGAGCCGCCTGTCCAACGAGTGGCCGCGTATTGTACGGGTTATGAGGGATTTGGGCCGACGCAACGAGGCTGCTCCGGATCTCTGGAGCTTTATGGAGTTTGTGGTCACCCATCGCACGCCATTATATATTGTCCTGCTTCCCTTTATCTTGCACAAG ATTTCACAGCCCCCCATAGGAGACCATGAGCGACACATGCAGTTTATTATCAGGGAAAGATTGCGTGGTACACCGCCGCAGGGTGGGATCAAATCCAAGGGAGCTCTGCTGCTGGAACTGGCCCGGGAGCTGCGCGATCTGCGCGACGAATTGGAGGAGAAACGATACG TCTCCACAGATCGCGAGAGCTCCGAGCAGAAGAAGAGCGACACCCAGGCGGCAACCA GAACCACCACCGGCCAGGCGACGCACTCGCACATCTCGGCGGTGCCGATCGACTCGCGAAGCGGATCCGGCGGGATTTGCACGCCCAGCGACACGCTGTCGCAGCAGACGCTGCACCCGCCGCGGGAGTCGCTGTCGAGCAGCTCCACGGGCCGCGATCCGCACACCACGACCAGCGAAAGCCAGAGCGGCGAGGCGGACGCAGGATCGGCGCCGACGCTGGTGGGACCCACTCCGAGTGGCTCTGGCCTCGGATCCGGCTCCGGCACTGGCGCCGCTTCTGCCGTGCCCTCGCATCTCTCGCATTCGCAGTCGCTTCAGCAGGCTCCCTTCAAGGCCCAGCCCCCCAAGCTGCGATTCGTCTCGTCCGTGGAGTTCCGGCACTCGTCCGGAGAAACCTCTACTACGCCCTTGTCGCCGGAAAGTCCAGCCGAGGATAGTTCTGGAGACCATACCCGGTCGCGTCTGCAACGCTCAAAGGCAGCCAGCCGCAAGACCTTCCGGCTGAAGCGCAGTCGCCTGACCAACATGGATCCACCCAGCATT GTAACCCCCCTCTCCCAGGaggagcaacaacagcaacagcagccacaGGCACAGCCCAAGACCCTTGGCGAGATATCCTGGGACTCAGTCTCGCAGACATCCTCGACGTCGGGCTACAGGGACAACAACAGCCTGCAGACTGGTCTTCTTTCTCCAGACGGATCCTTGGGCGGTCTTACCCTGGGCCGCTCCCCGTCGCAGCACTCGCTTCTCATGGTATTCGAGGGCCAGGACGAAGACACTCTTATATAA